Part of the Campylobacter suis genome, TGTACACTAAGTTCATTAAAATGGCTTGCAAAATTTTTAAGTAAAAATAAAAATAAAATTGCCAAAAAGATATTATAAAAAATGCCCGCAAGTGCCACAAATACATCAGCTTTGTATCCGCCATTTCTAAGCACAACTGACATATTTACAGGAACTGGCTTTGCCCATCCAAAGCAAAATCCAGTTGTAAAATATAGCAAAGCAGGAACAAGTATCGTTCCTATCGGATCGACATGCTTTATGGGGTTTGGACTTAGTCTGCCAAGGTTTTTTGCTGTGCTATCACCAAATTTAAAGGCTACCCAGCCATGCATTATCTCATGACCAACTATAGCGATGATAAGTGCGGCTAGCAAAAGTAGGGCAAAAATGGGATCAAAGTTAGTAAAGTCCATCAACCTCTTCCTCTTTTATCGCCAAATCCACTATCTCGTCGTTATTTTCTACGCTATCTATAAATCTACCTATGCGTTCCCAGCGAATTTTATAGTCGTTATCCCAGCTAAAATATATAAACCATGGTTTTCCAACGATATGTTTGTATTCAACAGTGCCCCAAAATCGACTATCGTTTGAGTGATCGCGGTTATCCCCCATCATAAAAAACTCATCTTGTGGGACTTTAAAATAAAATGCGTTAAAGTCATAGTTTGGATGAGATTTTAGCTCGCTTAGAAAAAGCGGTTTCATGGCTAGCTTATTTTGATTAAGAGCATACACCATTATATCAAACATCGCTACCTTTTTATCATAATGAACACCCCTGTGTTTATATGGCTCATGCACAAAGAGTTTGCCATTTAGGGTGACGATCTCTTCGGGCTTAAAATTTGCTTTTATGTATTCATCACCTTCATAATGATGCAAAAATACATTTTTTTCAGTTACTATTATCTCATCTCCACCAACTGCAAATAGTCTTTTTACAAAATGTACCTTATCATCTTGAGGGCTTCTAAAAACTACTATATCATCGCGCTTTGGCATATCTCCGTTTATAAGATGATCGTTGCCTTGAAAATCAGGCAAAACACGCATTTCTATCCAAGGAATTCGTGGCACAGGTGTGCCATAGCTAAATTTTTTTACAAAAAGATAGTCGCCTATTAAAAGTGTGTTTTTCATTGAGCCAGACGGGATAACAAAGGCTTGGGCGACGAAAAATATCACAAATGCAACGATGATTATCGTTCCAGTCCAGCTGGCACTAAAGCTATAAAGTCTGGCTAGAAATTTTCTCATATTTTTAAACCTAGCCTATTAGCTCGCTCTTTAGCTGACTTTAGTGTG contains:
- a CDS encoding site-2 protease family protein → MDFTNFDPIFALLLLAALIIAIVGHEIMHGWVAFKFGDSTAKNLGRLSPNPIKHVDPIGTILVPALLYFTTGFCFGWAKPVPVNMSVVLRNGGYKADVFVALAGIFYNIFLAILFLFLLKNFASHFNELSVQFIFLLFSVNLFLGLFNLYPFPPLDGFKAVIYILCMLGLKNLADKLYSAERWGMVVLIVVIISPISQYVFAPIHSVFKLLVTL
- the lepB gene encoding signal peptidase I, which encodes MRKFLARLYSFSASWTGTIIIVAFVIFFVAQAFVIPSGSMKNTLLIGDYLFVKKFSYGTPVPRIPWIEMRVLPDFQGNDHLINGDMPKRDDIVVFRSPQDDKVHFVKRLFAVGGDEIIVTEKNVFLHHYEGDEYIKANFKPEEIVTLNGKLFVHEPYKHRGVHYDKKVAMFDIMVYALNQNKLAMKPLFLSELKSHPNYDFNAFYFKVPQDEFFMMGDNRDHSNDSRFWGTVEYKHIVGKPWFIYFSWDNDYKIRWERIGRFIDSVENNDEIVDLAIKEEEVDGLY